Part of the Carassius carassius chromosome 20, fCarCar2.1, whole genome shotgun sequence genome, TCAAAGACACAAAGTCAGGAAAGGAAAGAAGGTCCCCATCAGCATTAAACAAATCAGaaacaaaaaagatattttgattcacccattcaatgaaaaaaagtgatttgttaccagacaaaatattttcattgttccAAAGAATACACGTGTGTGGGGAGAAATTATGCTTAAAAGCAATCTTCCAGGATTCTAGGGCTTGTTTATGAAAATTTGACAGTTTAATAGGTAATTTACTACAATTAAAGTTACAGGTCAATAAAAATTTAAGGCCACCACAACGTTTGAAGACTAGATTAGGGATCCAAAACCAGGGTAACTCGTTATTAGATAAACAATTCTtgatccaattaattttgaaagtctGGTTAATGATATTAAAATCTAAAGCATTAAGACCACCCTCCTTATAGTTTCTTATTATAGATTTCCTTTGAACATATTCTGtcttatttttccaaataaagcGGAATAGCAGAGAGTTAATCATTTTAATCGTTTTTTGATCAACATAAAGGGAAAAAGCAGGATAAACTAGGCGTGAAATGCCCTCAGCCTTAGTCAGAAGGACTCTCCCATAAATTGTCAAGTCTCTCTGCAGCCAGCAAtataaaatctttttaatgttatCTAACCTTGGCTGAAAATTGTGATGGAGACGGTCTGCATCAGATTTGCAGATATCAACCCCTAGATATTTTACATGACACTTTACAAGAATACCATCAACAGAATTTTTGTTGGaatcatgtatatataaaatttcacTTTTACTACTAATCCTGAAGCTTTGGAGAAAAGAAAGCTTGTAGTTGGGAAAAGCACGATGGGAAACGACTTGCTGACGACACAGCTTAATGCTCATTGGTTTAAACAACTGTGATGTAATgttctcttttaaaatgtttaattttaaaactctaatatcatgttttgtgtgtttatgttatgTGTGAATATTCCCAAACTATCTGACAGTGCGATCTCTTTgggttatgtaatttaatttttattaaaaaaaaaaatcgaataaataaaaacacatatgtctgtaataaagaaaaaatatattgataaacACGTCTTTGGTATGTTATTAAATGGGTgtgttgttcattttatttattttcatttaaaagcaaCAGAACTTGAATTACATCCAGTTTATTAGCAACACTGTGCACAAGCGTGAATCCCACGATAGCCATCTTTGATCTCACAGGTGTCAGATCCACTACGAGAAGAGAGATCTGTCCGGCCTTCCATAGGAGAGGacatggtcggttcacttagttttgtcgtggccacgagatcattttgacAAGGTAACAACATTCTTATGTAGTGGCCTCGAgatgttatgttgagggaacacaTTCATTTCttgtggccacgacttcttatgttgagggaacgacatgtttttctcttggccacgagtttaatgcgtcaTAACAAACCtccgtgaccatagcaacccgggaatATGAGAGATGTGTTCATTCATATTTTAGTTTGAATTccgaaattattatattatagaaactatttcattattaaataataatattaaccatATTCTTTGGCTACCGGACTTTATTACATGCgatagtcagcattcaaatgaagtttatcatgaataaatgttacataaagagcataatataaaataggcctacaagaaaacatttttaaccatcctacagtcttgtaagtccattaactaATTGTCTTTTCcccataatatttgtatattattagactattattattggttatattttatattagtttatattaattttttttgtaaatgaaaacacaacacgcTCATTTATCTGACAATTAACGTTATGCCAATAAGGTTTTGACTTCATGATTGTATTTATGCCCATGTGTGATGATAAATGAGCTGCTGTGTTTTCATTCACAAATGAatctatttattcattcattattataacaattattcaatcaaattattattttatttgaatgctGACTATCACACGAAATAAAGTCCCGTAGCCAAGGCATAtggttattataattaaatattttctataataagtAATATAACAATTtcctaattcaaaataaaacatgaataaaaacatcTCAGATAaccccgggttgctatggtcatgcaggtttgtctacaccagggatcagcaaccttttcggcatgacgtgccatttcttatttttatggttaaccactgtgccaagtgtgcacagccccccccccccccccaccccgatataattctgtatttaaacggtacatacacaattttttattatacgataaaaaagtttaacgtttaatcaacgttaatgcactgctttaattgatgaacgtgcacacacagacacacaccactcgcacacagagatctgagatcgtgctgtgcaaaaagtagcattcagaagctcataaacctatgagtgttgtcacgctacttttattaatcgatactgaatcgctacattatatttctcaacaacaaaggggcaaaatcgcttcattgtctgcagagagagacaatttacccccccccccacacactttctttctctcaaaatggccatatttcagaaaattgttcatcactggatatagctttaggtcatttaacatttctatggtaaaacgtattattaaaagttgactaatgttaattgatttgcagcttcatcttacctgaATCTTACCTGTTTTGCCTCTTTCCAAAAAAAGAGGCAAAACAGGAAGACGAATATGTGACTATCAGCAGTGTAAATGAACTGCTGCAGCAACAAAAGGCAATGTATACCGCATTACTGGAACAACAACACGACAATTTCAAAGGCTTTGTTAAGCTAATAATGGATTCCACGAACTCTAGATTAGAGTCAATAACCAGGGAACTACAAGAAATAAAAACCAGCCTGCAATATACACAAAAAGAAGTGGATGATATTAAAACTGAGACAACAGATCTGAAGGAACGCAGTACCTCGATGCAAAATGATATTTTTAAAGTCTGTGACAGCTTGCTGGCGGTCTCGGACAAAATGGAGTATCTGGAGAGCCAAACCAGGCGAAATAACCTGGTATTTGACGGGATACAGGAGTCACAAGGAGAGACCTGGTCAGAGACGGAGGAGAAGATAAAAAAAGTTGTGAAGGAAAAATTACAGCTGCAACGCGAGGTGGAGGTAGAGAGGGCTCACCGTACAGGGAAACCCGGAGGAGAACGACCAAGGCCAATTGTGGTAAAACTTCTAAGGCACAAGGGCAGAACGGAAATACTACAAAGAACCAAAAATCTAAAAGGTTCCAGAATATACATCAACGAAGATTTCACAGAGGCAGtaagaaggaaaagaaaagaactcATGCCGGATTTAAAAGCGGCGAGAGAAAAGGGGGACATTGCCTATTTACTGCAGGATAAACTGATTATTCATCCCCGGTCCAGTACACCAAAACAACCAAGACCAGCTAATATCAACACATAAACAGGTAGGCCTATGATATGTTGAAATTTTAAAGCCCACTATGTCACAAAATAAAATTCACACACATAACGGAGATAGTCACTTAATACAAAGATTGGTTGAATATGAGCACCTGGAACTGAACACCTTAGAGTACACGGAACACCATGAACAGGACATGGAAAATGACATTGATCCGGTGAACAATTTTTTTGCTAGCATCAACAATAACTGTCACTATTACACTGATGAACAATTTAATAGTTCAATCAAGACCGAGCAGCAGTTATCTATTATCCACTTTAATAGTAGAAGTCTGTATGCCAACTTTCACAGTATCAAATACTATCTAAAACAATTGAAACAGCACTTTAACATAATTGCAATAACTGAAACGTGGATAAACAGTGAAAAAGGATCAGATTTTGAAATTGAAGGATATGAAATGTCTTCTATTAACAGAGTAAATAAGAGTGGGGGTGGTGTGATACTGTATGTGGACAAGGATTTAAATTATAAGGTGGTGGAAAAAATGTCAATGGTGGTGGATAATTTGCTGGAATGTGTCACAATAGAAAtatgtatggaaaaaaagaaaaatattagtgTAAGTTGTATATATAGGTCACCAGGTTCGAATATTGATACATTTAAGGAGTGGATGGaggaaacatttataaaaactagGCAAAAAGTCATGTTCATCTGTGGGGACTTCAATATTGATTTGTTAAACccaaataatcataaaatgacaGAAGATTTTATTAACACCGTGTTTAGTTTAGGCCTGTATCCCCAAATTACCAGACCCAGCCGAATTACTTCTCATTCCGCAACACTAAtagacaatatatttacaaatatcataCAAAATAATACAGTGAGTGGATTACTGATTAATGATATCAGTGACCACTTaccaatttttacagtgtatgacaataattatagtttaaatagacaggataaaaaaacattttccaaaagGGTCAGAACAGAAGAAACAATGGAGGCATTAAAAGTTGATCTGCTAGCACAAGATTGGGAGTTTatggataatgaaaaagatgtagATAATGCATATGAAGAATTTCtaagaatatttaaattattatatgataaaaattgcccgattaaaatatttagtaagaaacaaaaacataatgatAAACCATGGATTTCCAAGGGATTACAAAAtgcctgtaaaaagaaaaatacactttataGAGAATTTATAAAACATAGAACTATAGAGATTGAACATAGATATAAGAAATATAAGAATAAGTTAACCAGTATTATGAGAACTTGTAAGAAAGAATACTACGCAAAactaatagataataataaaaataatattaagggTATGTGGAACatcttaaataatattattaaaaataatactagACAGGCTACTTATCCACATTACTTTattgataatgataaaaatatcaataatatggaggaggtggtgaatgagttcaatacattttttgtaaatgtggGACCTAACTTAGCAAAATTAGAGCAAATTCCAATTCCACAAATATTAGAAAGgaattataataatttagtaGAAAGAAATCCCAGTTCAATATTTTTGACAGCAGTtgatgaaaaagaaataaaagatattGTTAAAGGATGCAAAAACAAACCATCCACTGATCATGATGGAATGGacataaaaattatacaaaaagtaaTAGAGGGGATTGCCAAACCACTAAAGAACATctgtaatttatcatttttaaccagcaaatttccaacaaaaatgaaaatagcaaaAGTCACCCCTCTATACAAAACTGGAAATATACACCATTTCACAAATTACAGGCCTGTCTCTCTATTAtcacaattttcaaaaattttagaaaaactaTTTAACAACAGATTAGAAAAATTCATAGATAAAAATAACCTACTCTCTGACAGTCAATatggatttagaaaaaaaaactcaacatcaTTAGCACTAACAGAACTCATTGAAGAAATCACAAATGCCACAGACAAAAATAACTATGCAGTTGGAGTATTCATTGAtctaaaaaaagcatttgatacaATAAATCATGAAATATTAATCAGTAAATTGGAACGAATTGGGATTAGGGGGGTAGTTTTAAACTGGGTAAGTAGTTATCTGAGAGACAGACAGCAATTTGTGAAGATAGGAGAGTATTCATCTGAATGTTTGAGCATGGTTTGTGGTGTTCCACAGGGGTCAGTGTTGGGaccaaagttatttttattatacattaatgaTATTTGTAAAGTATCTGAAGTATTGAATTCTGTATTATTTGCAGATGATACAAACACTGTTGTCAGTGAAGGGAGTTAACTTTTACGGTCCCTGTAGTGAGTTTGTTGTCAGTGGCAGTGACTGTGGACACATCTACCTGTGGGATAAGAACTCTGCTCGTGTGGTTCAGTTCATGGAGGGAGACCGGGGAGGAGTGGTAAGACACTATCACATCACTAAATTTTATCATTAAACTtccagtttaaaaaaatcttatgtaaataATACTCCCTTTCTTTGTTAAGGTGAACTGTCTGGAGCCACATCCTCATCTTCCAGGTTTAGCAACCAGTGGATTGGACCATGATGTGAAGTTATGGGCGCCCACTGCTGAGAATCCCACAACACTAAAGGGACTTAAAGAGGTATACTTTATACATATAGTACATATTGTGCCTATtatctattaaaatatatatatattcttttgatTCAGTAAGGATTCATTAGATTTATTGAAAGTAGCAATAAATACTTGTAcgtttacaaaatatttcaaataaatgctgttcttttgaccttttatttaaagaatccctgaaaaagtatcactgtttcctcaaaaatattgataataaaaaggTATCCGAGTATCATATCTCCATATTAGATTTCTgacagatcatgtgacacagaaaattcagctttgccatcacatataaataaattatagtgtatagtatttttactgcatttttggttAATTAAAGTAGACTTTGTTAGAAGAAATATTTCAAAAACCCCAAAAATTGTATCCGAACTTTGAGTGCAAACTTAAacagatgaataaatatttttggtaaaggcaataaaacaaatgttttatattttatcatggCTATTCAGGTCATGAAGAAGAACAAGCGAGAAAGGGATGAAGACAGCGTTCGTCATGGAGACCAGTATGATACACAGCTCCTCTGGTTCCTAATGAGACACATGAGAAACCGAAGACCTCAGCGGGTGAGAACTTGCATTCCAGGATAATTCATTATTAATTTCATTACCAATATATAGTCCAGTTCATTTCTATGTATTGAAGATGCATTACTTTCTACTTTGTGCAAAGCAACATGCTGCTATCTAAAACTGAAATCACTCAAATGGTAGCGTTTTTGTTCCCTCCTACACTTAACCTACTATTGATGCATTTTCAAACTAAAAATAGAATATCCTCGCAATGCTTCTTCAAACTATTGGTTTAACTGAGAAATAAGAACATAACCTCATCCTACATGAGCTGATCTCTCCATagccatttaaaaatatatatatatacactgatagCTTCTCAATGTTTTGCCCCTTGTAGGCCCGGCGAGGGGAGGGAGGAGAGGGCGACACAGATGAATCCTGGAGCTCGCCAGATTCCTCTGATGAAGAAGAAGGAGGGCCAGACCATGTGCAGTGCATGTCCTcctgagccacacacacacacacacaacatatattAAAGCACATACATACTAGTAACCCACTGGTACACAAATAGACACTGAAAGGCcagcaacaaacacacacacagctttaaatatatacatacacagtgtGAGGGAGAGGGAAACGACAGAAATCTGGCTTtatgctccacacacacacacacaaatgacatcACTAGTGGAAGAACTGATAATGAGATtcatatttttgataaatttgCAACCACACATGCAGTTAACCACTCCGATTTTACAAGAACATGGACACAGGCGCATTTCATTCCCAGTTTTACAGCATATCAAAAGGAAGAATACAGCTGGTGATTGAGATATATCACGTCTACTGTTTTGCTGCCTTAGTTTATCAACAACCACAAATTTTCGAAGCAGCGTTTTGCTGCAGTAATCATGAGGCGCAGAAGAGGAATTTTTTCATCTGTGCTGTAGTATCCAGTCCCATTTGAAGCTTTTCTTTCACAGCGATGTGTTTGCAGCATGACAGGACAGTACGGACACTCAAAGCCGGTCCTTATGCTCATTACTGAGAGGATGAGTGGTACTAGTTCTAAAAACCAGCACCATCATTTACTGGCCGCATCAGTTTTCTCCAGTGATCTGAACTGCATATGTCTCCATGTAAGACTGAGCTgacgtttgttatttttgtactaCAATCTTTGTTCTTCACAGTGATAGACTGTCATGGGCCGTCTGGCCGTCCGATCCTGTCTTGTGTTTGATCTctacttttatgtgtgtgtgtgtgtgtgtgtttgctgaagCCAGTCACAGCAAATTTTCTTGAGGTCAATCATGCCCTCTTAGATCTGACTGAAGACACAGAAGATGAACCAGAGCTGCTTAATCTGGTTCCAGAGCTGGCTGTTTTGCTCCATTCTCTCCCTCCAATGCTACTGATTGCACTTTAATCGGGGATCTGCTTTGAGTTTTGAATCTCTAAGACGAGTGTGTGTGCTTAGGGGGCATGCAATACTTGgattaaatgtgttaattttgataatttagtaattatttttttttgccctgcAATTCCCCAAACTTACTGTGGACTTTTAAATTTAATACAGATTTGACACCAGctcttttgtttttgtatttgcactTGGGTGGAGAATTTCCTAATTGTTAAAAATGTAACTCTCTACGGTCTGCCGTCGTCTTTTCCTCCCTGTCCCGTAAAAATTGAGAGCAAAGATGATGATGGTGCTCAGAGCCAGTGATTTGTTGAATACTTATTTCTTCCAGTGTCTTTTGCTTAAATACTCATCCTCGAGATCTTTGCCTAATTATATGGCGAGGATCAAATGTAGCAGGATGTCCCGTGTTTGCCAGAGAAAGGCTAAGCCCTCACAATCCATTTTTCATAAAAATGGTATCTGTTCTTTGGCAGTATTTGGATTTAGCTGGTTAAGAGCAAACATGGATGGACTGTGACCTGTTGAGACATGCATATGGAAAGGAATTAATCATTTCAGAAGGATGGGTCAATGGCAGGGGAGGGGATCGCACTTGTGGGGTACATTGGGTGGGGTAAGGAGCTTGAATAACTTTGCcccttttttccttcttttgtgAGGGGGATAAAGTATAAACTTTTCTCTTTTTGTATGAGAAGAATAACTTATgactatatgtatataaaaatatataaagatatatatatataacctgtaAAAATCATCTTCAACCCTTACTCTTTCAAAGGGTGTCTAAATTGAATTGGTATTTGATGCAGAGGTTTATATTGTATAAgacaaaatacttttaaatgaatggaaacattggatatattttttctttctttttggattACAACCCTAGTTATCACTGAAATTAAAAGCATTCGTCTCTGTTGATGTTCATTTTCTCTTTCTAACTTGTCTGCTCAAAATGTCCTAACACTGGCatgtattttttccccttttttgttTATCGGAGTTATCCCACGCTGCCTAGTATTGTGttctttcagttcagttcagacagcATGTACGAATTGTGcagtaaaaaaaagagaaaaatctggTCCTTTGTATCTGATCACGTGCCTTATTGTTTCAAGTGCCtttatttactgtaaatactggaagaatttattttcaatgtaaCCAACTTAAGGCcatcatgcattatgtaatcagttTATGTATTAATTAGTGCTATTTAATTAGTTATACTTGTATTCTCTTTCACTATTTGTGCATCCTGTGGTTAGGCAGAAAATAAATGgcacatcatttatttttatgtatttaatttccaCAAACAATCCAAAATTGCATGTCATGTAAATGAAATTGAATTACTTCGCAACCATGAACCCTTCAAAATAATcgaaattaaaaaaacaagaatTTATAATAAGGTCACATCAACATTTACATCAGTAAATGCATTAGCTACACAATCAtcttatgtaaaaaatattttgttagttaataaaatacaaaatgttcaTTGTTCATTAATGTTAGATTAGTTTCTAAtgttaagagattttttttttttttcaatttaaaggatatttaaatcaacatttattGACTAATAAATGGTGTAGAAGTGTGTATTGCTTACAGGTATGCTAACTAATTTAGCTGACTTGCTTTTAAATTGTGAATATTATTATACGGTGCCCGAGTATGGTGCCCATGAGAGCacatggtcggttcacttagtGTTGTCGAGGCCATGACATAACTTGTGGGAAAGTgatatgtcgtggccacaagatTATTTTGTTGatgtaacgacatccttatgtagAGGCcttgagatgctatgttgagggaaagACATCCGTTTCTAGTTCAATGTGTagaccaggggttggcaacctacggcacgcgtgccaacagtggcacgcagagggataatcgctggcacgcaagcaataaggaaaactataatgacgaacagtttgatgtaataacttctcatagtcacacagcctgttaggagctacaaatactattaaagtgtgagaattaacttgcatggatgcacgtgcaaacactgcacatactaggtgcttcaga contains:
- the LOC132096986 gene encoding DDB1- and CUL4-associated factor 8-like; its protein translation is MQNDIFKVCDSLLAVSDKMEYLESQTRRNNLVFDGIQESQGETWSETEEKIKKVVKEKLQLQREVEMIQTLLSVKGVNFYGPCSEFVVSGSDCGHIYLWDKNSARVVQFMEGDRGGVVNCLEPHPHLPGLATSGLDHDVKLWAPTAENPTTLKGLKEVMKKNKRERDEDSVRHGDQYDTQLLWFLMRHMRNRRPQRARRGEGGEGDTDESWSSPDSSDEEEGGPDHVQCMSS